The sequence GTAATTTTTTAAAACGTCTTATTAATTGACAATTATTACATATTTTTTTTATAGAAGAACGTTTTTTCATTATCTATATTATTTTATATTTAACTTTTTAATTTTATTATTAATAATATTATTTATTTTAATCTTAAAAATTTTATGAATATATAAATTCAATCTATATAAACTAAATTTTATTTTAAATATATTATTTTTTATATTAAAAATACTTATATTACTAATATTTAATAATAAATTAATGGTATATAAACTTGACCCTTTTATATATTTTAACATATATATTAAATATAAATTCTTATTTAAATAAATTGTCATACCAAATTAAATAATATTAATAAAATTTTATTTAATAAATTATATTTATTATTTATAATATTATGATACATAATAATCTTACAATTTAAATACCCTAAACATTCAAATAAATACTTAAATAATAAAAAACGTATATTTAAATAATTACAAATTTTAAATTGTAATTTTAAAAAAATCTTATTATAATTTATATAAATATACTTTAATTTATACATATTTAACATTGAATACTTAAAATAATATATATTATTTAAACTATTAATTTTAGAACATAAAATAGCCTTATTTAAATTTATATGTTTTCCAATTCCTATACCTACCCAACCTTGTTTATTACCTATTAATAATATAACTTTATATCTTTTAATTCTACCTTTCTTTATTGTATAAGAAATTTTTTTTATATCTATTATTTTTTCTATAATATTT comes from Plasmodium berghei strain NK65 ny genome assembly, organelle: plastid:apicoplast and encodes:
- the rps5 gene encoding apicoplast ribosomal protein S5; this encodes MNNNIFCNKKLYNNINIYILYYILVIFKSIFIILNFKKIKYNKKNYYLYNKIYILFIIYIKLYYILNNIYNYNQDYNIYNMNYIYFYIYKYNSLNNKINIINNNSINIIEKIIDIKKISYTIKKGRIKRYKVILLIGNKQGWVGIGIGKHINLNKAILCSKINSLNNIYYFKYSMLNMYKLKYIYINYNKIFLKLQFKICNYLNIRFLLFKYLFECLGYLNCKIIMYHNIINNKYNLLNKILLILFNLV